The DNA region ATTTCTCCGATTATACCATTCAGATTTTGCAATCACCATTTTTTTCACCATGTTACATTATTTGTAAATATGCATTATTTTAATCATCTTTTTCTAGTTTGTAGTTTGTAACTGACTTTATCACTGCCCCAAAAACTAAAGCAGCTATTAAAAAGGGATCTACGTAAATTTTCTGCTGGAGCGCATTGTAAACTAATTCAATAAAAATTCCAATTGATATAATCACTATCATGCCCCAAGCTGCATTGCGCTCAGCCACAGCTTCATGAATATAATCTCTTTCATCTTTTTTGATATTCCACATCACATCTAACATGTCTACAAGTAAAAAAGCTAACCAAAATCCAGTAAGAACTAATCTAGTTTCTGTAGATAGGTTAGGGATAAGCTGCAGTGCAATTAACAGTGAGAATATAACTACGAGGTATGCTGCCCCTTGCCATGTTTTAATGCTTAAACCCCATCCGGTGTATTTTCTTCTCTCGAACCATTCTGGTTTTGCAATTATCACAGTATCACCATCCATTTTTTTTACTTTTAAAACTGGTAATATGGGTTTTAAACCCAAAATTACCATCCTAAATCCAGAATGTCTCCATCCTGCATTTTAATCACTTCCTCTACGAATTCTGCAGCGAGAGGATTGTGGGTTACTATTATAATAGTTAATCCCTTTTCTTGATTTAGATCTTTTAGTAATCCCATTATTTTCCGTGTATTTACTGTGTCGAGTTCTCCTGTAGGCTCATCGGCAAGTAAGATAGATGGATCATTGGCTAAAGCTCTGGCAATTGCCACCCTCTGCTGTTCTCCGCCTGAAAGCTGCGTCTGATAACGGTCGTACTTGTCTGATAATCCTACTTTGTCAAGGAGTTTTTTTGCTTTTCCTGAGTCCTGTGAGATCATGGGCAGCATAACATTTTCTAACGCTGTAAGCTGTGGCATTAAGTTATAACGCTGAAATATGAACCCAATATTTTTTCTTCTAAGTTCGGCCTGTTCATTCCCTTTATACTCTTTAATATTTTTTCCATTTAGTAAAACAGTTCCTTTACTGGGTGTATCGAGTATTCCTGCCAGGTGGAGCAGTGTTGATTTTCCGGATCCAGAAGGCCCCATTATGGCGATAAATGAACCTTTATTTACTGTTAGGTTTATACCGCGGAGTGCCTGTATATTTTCGGTTCCCATTTTGTATGTTTTCCACACGTCATTAAATTCCAGCACTTTGTTATTCATATCTCAGAGCCTCCACTACGTTTAATCTTGAAGCGTGCCATGCAGGATATAAACCTGCTAAAATACTTAAAACAGTAGCACCTGCAATTACTCCTGCCACCAGCCATAATGGTAACATTTGTGATAGGCTGATATTGTCCATATTGAATTGGGGAGCAAATACAACGATTACAATTTCCATTAAGATTGCCGCTATAATTATTCCAACTACAGATGCTGTAAATCCTAAAAATCCAGCTTCTGCAAGTATGCTGCCTAATATTTCTCTGTTTTTAAATCCTATTGCTTTTAACACTCCAATTTCTCTTGTTCTTTCAGAAACGTTAACCAGCATAATGTTTATAATGCTTATAACTCCCACTAGTAAAGCGATACTTGCAATTGCACCCACGAACATGGTTATTCCGTTCATCATGGTATCAATCTGTTTGCTGTAATCAGATTTGGTTATTGCGCTTGTACCATTTACTGTACTTTCTATTTCTTTTTTTACAGTATCTGGGTCGCCTTTGGTGTTTGCTGTAATAATTGACATCTTGCCATCGTTCATTTGGAGGGCTTTATCCATACTTAAAACAACAATTCCTGCTCCATACCCGCTTTCGTTGCTTATTCCTGTCACTGTCAGCTTCTTATTTTCAATGGTTATGTTGCTTCCAATTTTATAACCTAAAGCATCTACGATTGACTTACTGATAACAACACCTGGAGTCCCGTTCATTTTTACTTGATCCCATTGATCTGTTCCAACTACTACTATTGGCATATTACCTAATTGGCTGTTAAATTGGGTTTGTTCTTTAAAATTGTATAATTGAGGCATATTTTTTATCTTAGAAACTGCTTTTGAATTTAAATATGAATTAGTGCCTGTAGATCCCATAAATCCGGATCCACCAGAGCTGTTTACTATTGTAACATCTCCCATTACAGTTTCGGTCTGTGATTTCATGTAGGATGTCATTCCTGTACTGATACCCATAAGAACCACCAGAGCAATTACGCCTATTATTACGCCTAACATTGTCAAAGCGCTTCTGAGCTTTCTTCTTTTAAAATTTTTAAATGATAATTTGTAGATGCTCATTTAATTCCTCCAATTTAATTAGTTCATTCATGTTTCTTTTAGAGTTTTAATCACGTAATTTAAACGTTTAATTGATTATTCTCTATTTAAATCTGTATTATTTAATTTTTGGGGCGGAAAATGTCTTTTTAGATCCTTTATGCCTTTTGACTGCTATTTTTTCACCTCATGTAAAAAATATGTTACATCTAATGTAAGAAATATATTACATTATATATAAATGTTTTGAAATTGGGGCATGTTAAAAAAAGAAAATTATAATGACTAACTCCAATTATAATGAATGACCAAATATTTTTGATTAGAATCAAAATTTACGATTTTGCATGTACCTAAAATCTTAGATTTTCGAATACCTAAAATGTATAAGTTTAAAAAGTTACTTCATTCACTATAATATTAAAGGTCTAAACAGTATCTAACAAATGGTGAATTTAATTAAATTTAAAATTTCTCAGGTGTAGTATGAATCGTTTTGGGATATTTAATTAAAGGTTTAACAGTATCTAACAAATGGTGAATTTAATTAAATTCAAAATTCCAGGGATAATATGAATCGTTCATGGGGATATTTAAGCGCATTAATGGTGGCCCTTCTTTTTGGGGTATGGTTTTCACTGGACAAGATACTGCTTGGATATCTTCACCCTTTCGCCCTTGCAGCACTTACATATTTAATAGCAAGTGTATTCCTGTTTTTTGTTTATATTTCTCCCCTTAAAAATAGAATATTGAACACCATAAACAAGAAAAGCAGGGTGGAAAACTCCATATCTAAAAAGGAATATTTGATTCTATTTCTAACTGCAATTTTTGGCTCAGTTATAGCTCCAGCGTTATATTTGAGCGGTCTAAGTAGAATAACTGCGGTAAATGCTGCTCTTTTAACAAATGTAGAGATACTATTTATTATCGTTATTGGAATTTTTTTCCTCAAAGAAAAAGTTCATAAAAAAGATATTTTGGGCTTTGCCCTTTTGTTAATAGGGGCCATTTTTTTGAGCACAAATGGCCTGAGGGATCTTTCCTTTAATCAGAGCCTATTTGGAAGTCTCCTGGTAATTTCAGCATCATTTTTCTGGAGCCTTGATACAAGTTTAAGCAAATTTTTAAGCCATAAACGTGATATAATATTTATAACTGCTTTAAAATCTGGAATTGGGGGTTCTATTTTATTAGTTTTATCATTAATTTTAGGGCTGAACTTTACCTTACCTTTATTCAGGTTACCTCTCTTACTTTTTATTGGAATTGTTGCTGTGAGCTTTTCGCTTGTGTTGATCTATTATTCACTCAGGACTATAGGTTCAACAAGAACTGGATCTATATTTGCTCTTAGTTCGCTTTTTGGAGCTATAACTGCTTATTTTGCACTTGGTGAGCCTTTAACTGTTTTAAGAATATTGTTTGGAATTTTAATGTTAATGGGTGTTTTGATTTTGTATAAAGAGGAAAAATAAATTATTTATTGGGAGCGGTGATGTCGACATATTTATATGACTAAAAATTTAAAGTAGTCATAGAGTTTTAAGAGGGGATTATGTAATGAAAGCCTTCGATAAAAGTGAAAAAGAATATCTAAACAAAATGTTCATGGAGAAAGGTAAGGAATTATTTTCAGTGTATGGAATTAAAAAAACCAGTATTGAAGACCTTACAAAATCAGTAGGCATTGCTAAGGGGAGTTTTTACACGTTTTTTAGTTCTAAAGAAGAATTATATTTCAAGATAATGTCTGAAGAAATTAAAAATCTAGCAAAAGAAAATATTACAACACTTGATAGAGAAAAACCGGTTAAAGAAATAATTAAAAGCTTTTTAATTAATGCAGTTGGGGAAATTCACTCAAACCCTATTTTAAATAAACTATTAGTCCCTGGAGAATTTGAACTGGTAAGGCGTAAAATGGCAACTGTAAATTTGGGGGATAACACTAATTTTTTAGGGCCTATGATTGCGTTCTTATCCAAACTACAAAAAGAAGGCCTGATCATTGAAATTGATCCATCACTCCTGGCGAATGTAATACGTGGTTTGCTGCTTCTTTCAACCCACAAAAGAGAGATTGGAAAAGAGTATTTTGATGAAGTAATCCAGTTTTATGTGGATATGATCGCTCTAAAACTAACAGATGTGAAATAAGGGGAAATAAATATGGATCGCCAGAATAAAAGAAAAGGAATACTTTTGATAGCTCTCCTTATTTTTCCATTATTTAAACCATTTCTATCTCCAGTGACTGTAATGATGGGAACGCTTCATGGAGTTATAGTTGGAGGACTGGTTATTTACATATCCCTATTTTTATCATCTCTTTTTGTAGGTAGGGCATTCTGCGGATGGCTGTGTCCGGCAGGAGGGATTCAGGAGTACTGTTCTGTCGTTGTTAATAAGACTCCAAAGTCGACAAAATTCAAAAAACTTAAATATATTTTTTGGATTGGATTAGTATCAGCGATAGCTGTTGCAGTATTTAAATCTGGAGGATTAAATCAGATAGACTTGCTATATCAGAGTAAACTTAACATTCCTGAGCTGCAGGAGTATATCATATATTATGCAGGGGTTGGGATAATAACAGTCCTTGCTTTTACAGTTGGTAAACGTGCTGGATGCCTTTATATTTGCTGGTTAGCTCCATTTATGGTAGTTGGGACAAAAATAAAAGAATTGGCTAAATATCCTTCTTTACATATAAAAACTGATCCTCAAAAATGTATAAAATGTAATATATGTAATGATAAATGCCCGATGAGCATCAATATAGCAGGAAGAGTAAAAAATAAGTTTATATTTGATTCAGAATGCATCATGTGTGGAGAATGTGTGGATGCATGTCCTGAAAAAGTTATGGGCTATAATTTTGGTTCAATTAAAAAGGAATGATTGATCTTCAAATCATTCCTCTATCAATTCTTCAATTTCGTCAGCCACTTCCCAGTGCGAACCCCGTTTTTCAGCCCTTCTAATTAGCCAAACACCAATTAAAGCCCCAACAACTGCACCTGCCGTATCTGTGAACAGGTCATTCATGGTATCATCAAGGGGGTCCTGTGTTGGAGAGCCCTGCATTTGTGTATTTCCAGTGATTTGCCCGATAACTGTGTGAGATAAATATTTATCGTAAGTATACTCTCCCATTTCCAGTACGCCTCCAAATCCTATAGTTACAAGCACAATAAGCACAGCCATGGCAGGTATGGTTGCCTTCAGCCTGCCGTAGAAGTACATTGTATAAACAACCATCATACCTATTAAAGCGATATAGAGTGGCAGCATGAAATGCATGAAGTTATCGTAATGTGGAATGCTTACATAAAGCCCGAGGGCATCGCCTCCTACAAGCTCAAATAAAACCATTAATAGAATTAAAATTTCAATTTCTACAGGTATGGCCCGTATCCTTCCGCGGGTGAAAAATGATGGAGTATAAATTATAACAAGTGCAATAAGGATAAGCAGTCCAAAAATTCTTTCAGTACCGTTTACGCCGCCGAATATCAAAATATAAATACCTGAGATTAAAAGAAATATGCTCATTCCTCTTAACAGATTCTTTTCCCAGGATGGGATTTTTGGTTTATGTATCTTAGGTTTTGGATCAGTCATCTTTACGGCCTCATATTATGTA from Methanobacterium bryantii includes:
- a CDS encoding TetR/AcrR family transcriptional regulator, translating into MKAFDKSEKEYLNKMFMEKGKELFSVYGIKKTSIEDLTKSVGIAKGSFYTFFSSKEELYFKIMSEEIKNLAKENITTLDREKPVKEIIKSFLINAVGEIHSNPILNKLLVPGEFELVRRKMATVNLGDNTNFLGPMIAFLSKLQKEGLIIEIDPSLLANVIRGLLLLSTHKREIGKEYFDEVIQFYVDMIALKLTDVK
- a CDS encoding ABC transporter permease, which produces MSIYKLSFKNFKRRKLRSALTMLGVIIGVIALVVLMGISTGMTSYMKSQTETVMGDVTIVNSSGGSGFMGSTGTNSYLNSKAVSKIKNMPQLYNFKEQTQFNSQLGNMPIVVVGTDQWDQVKMNGTPGVVISKSIVDALGYKIGSNITIENKKLTVTGISNESGYGAGIVVLSMDKALQMNDGKMSIITANTKGDPDTVKKEIESTVNGTSAITKSDYSKQIDTMMNGITMFVGAIASIALLVGVISIINIMLVNVSERTREIGVLKAIGFKNREILGSILAEAGFLGFTASVVGIIIAAILMEIVIVVFAPQFNMDNISLSQMLPLWLVAGVIAGATVLSILAGLYPAWHASRLNVVEALRYE
- a CDS encoding 4Fe-4S binding protein, with the protein product MDRQNKRKGILLIALLIFPLFKPFLSPVTVMMGTLHGVIVGGLVIYISLFLSSLFVGRAFCGWLCPAGGIQEYCSVVVNKTPKSTKFKKLKYIFWIGLVSAIAVAVFKSGGLNQIDLLYQSKLNIPELQEYIIYYAGVGIITVLAFTVGKRAGCLYICWLAPFMVVGTKIKELAKYPSLHIKTDPQKCIKCNICNDKCPMSINIAGRVKNKFIFDSECIMCGECVDACPEKVMGYNFGSIKKE
- a CDS encoding DMT family transporter, whose translation is MNRSWGYLSALMVALLFGVWFSLDKILLGYLHPFALAALTYLIASVFLFFVYISPLKNRILNTINKKSRVENSISKKEYLILFLTAIFGSVIAPALYLSGLSRITAVNAALLTNVEILFIIVIGIFFLKEKVHKKDILGFALLLIGAIFLSTNGLRDLSFNQSLFGSLLVISASFFWSLDTSLSKFLSHKRDIIFITALKSGIGGSILLVLSLILGLNFTLPLFRLPLLLFIGIVAVSFSLVLIYYSLRTIGSTRTGSIFALSSLFGAITAYFALGEPLTVLRILFGILMLMGVLILYKEEK
- a CDS encoding ABC transporter ATP-binding protein, whose translation is MNNKVLEFNDVWKTYKMGTENIQALRGINLTVNKGSFIAIMGPSGSGKSTLLHLAGILDTPSKGTVLLNGKNIKEYKGNEQAELRRKNIGFIFQRYNLMPQLTALENVMLPMISQDSGKAKKLLDKVGLSDKYDRYQTQLSGGEQQRVAIARALANDPSILLADEPTGELDTVNTRKIMGLLKDLNQEKGLTIIIVTHNPLAAEFVEEVIKMQDGDILDLGW